In one Drosophila albomicans strain 15112-1751.03 chromosome X, ASM965048v2, whole genome shotgun sequence genomic region, the following are encoded:
- the LOC117577678 gene encoding salivary glue protein Sgs-3-like, with product MRITLACLIASILLISVVDFTQGTSSCGCPDPTTTKCPTTTKCTTTKCPTTTPCKTTTTCRTTKCPTTTRRTTTTKCPTTTRRTTTTKCPTTTRRTTTTTRKVKTTTRRTTKAPATTTRRTTQRTTSKRPSKTTCRPSRRPTRNPSRKPSRKPSRKPSRKPSRKPSRKPSRKPSRKPSRKPGKPSRRPGKPGKPCRQCGPGGKACPGCPEQGPLCKDLLAKISALEKLIRACVCGQNRNLL from the exons ATGAGAATTACTCTCGCCTGTCTCATTG CGAGCATCTTGCTCATCAGTGTCGTCGACTTCACCCAGGGAACGAGCAGCTGTGGTTGCCCAGATCCAACCACAACTAAATGTCCGACAACCACTAAGTGCACAACAACCAAATGTCCCACAACAACCCcatgcaaaacaacaaccacttgCAGGACAACTAAATGTCCCACAACCACTCgcaggacaacgacaactaaaTGTCCCACAACCACTCgcaggacaacgacaactaaaTGTCCCACGACCACTCgcaggacaacgacaactactcGCAAGGTAAAGACAACCACTCGCAGGACAACCAAGGCCCCAGCAACAACCACGCGCAGGACAACTCAGAGAACTACGTCTAAGAGACCGAGCAAGACAACATGTAGACCATCACGCAGGCCGACTCGTAATCCTTCACGTAAACCTTCACGTAAGCCATCCCGTAAGCCATCCCGTAAGCCATCACGTAAGCCATCACGCAAGCCATCACGCAAGCCATCACGCAAGCCATCCCGCAAGCCTGGAAAGCCATCTCGCAGACCTGGAAAGCCTGGCAAGCCATGCCGTCAATGCGGTCCCGGTGGTAAGGCCTGCCCCGGTTGCCCAGAGCAAGGACCACTGTGCAAGGATCTATTGGCTAAAATATCAGCCCTTGAGAAGCTGATCAGAGCCTGCGTCTGCGGTCAGAACCGAAACCTCTTGTAA
- the LOC117577680 gene encoding salivary glue protein Sgs-3-like produces the protein MRITLACLIASILLISVVDFTQGTSSCGCPDPTTTKCPTTTKCTTTKCPTTTPCKTTTTCRTTKCPTTTRRTTTTKCPTTTRRTTTTTRKVKTTTRRTTKAPATTTRRTTQRTTSKRPSKTTCRPSRRPTRKPSRKPSRKPSRKPSRKPSRKPSRKPSGKPSRKPSRRPGKPGKPCRQCGPGGKACPGCPEQGPLCKDLLAKISALEKLIRACVCGQNRNLL, from the exons ATGAGAATTACTCTCGCCTGTCTCATTG CGAGCATCTTGCTCATCAGTGTCGTCGACTTCACCCAGGGAACGAGCAGCTGTGGTTGCCCAGATCCAACCACAACTAAATGTCCGACAACCACTAAGTGCACAACAACCAAATGTCCCACAACAACCCcatgcaaaacaacaaccacttgCAGGACAACTAAATGTCCCACAACCACTCgcaggacaacgacaactaaaTGTCCCACGACCACTCgcaggacaacgacaactactcGCAAGGTAAAGACAACCACTCGCAGGACAACCAAGGCCCCAGCAACAACCACGCGCAGGACAACTCAGAGAACTACGTCTAAGAGACCGAGCAAGACAACATGTAGACCATCACGCAGGCCGACTCGTAAGCCTTCACGTAAACCTTCACGCAAGCCATCCCGCAAGCCATCCCGTAAACCTTCCCGCAAGCCATCACGTAAGCCCTCCGGCAAGCCATCTCGTAAGCCATCCCGCAGACCTGGAAAGCCTGGCAAGCCATGCCGTCAATGCGGTCCCGGTGGTAAGGCCTGCCCCGGCTGTCCAGAGCAAGGACCACTGTGCAAAGATCTCTTGGCTAAAATATCAGCCCTTGAGAAGCTGATCAGAGCTTGCGTCTGCGGTCAGAACCGAAACCTCTTGTAA
- the LOC117577679 gene encoding salivary glue protein Sgs-3-like produces MRITLACLIASILLISVVDFTQGTSSCGCPDPTTTKCPTTTKCTTTKCPTTTPCKTTTTCRTTKCPTTTRRTTTTTRKVKTTTRRTTKAPATTTRRTTQRTTSKRPSKTTCRPSRRPTRKPSRKPSRKPSRKPSRKPSRKPSRKPSRKPSRKPSRKPSRKPSRKPGKPSRRPGKPGKPCRQCGPGGKACPGCPEQGPLCKDLLAKISALEKLIRACVCGQNRNLL; encoded by the exons ATGAGAATTACTCTCGCCTGTCTCATTG CGAGCATCTTGCTCATCAGTGTCGTCGACTTCACCCAGGGAACGAGCAGCTGTGGTTGCCCAGATCCAACCACAACTAAATGTCCGACAACCACTAAGTGCACAACAACCAAATGTCCCACAACAACCCcatgcaaaacaacaaccacttgCAGGACAACTAAATGTCCCACAACCACTCgcaggacaacgacaactactcGCAAGGTAAAGACAACCACTCGCAGGACAACCAAGGCCCCAGCAACAACCACTCGCAGGACAACTCAGAGAACTACGTCTAAGAGACCGAGCAAGACAACATGTAGACCATCACGCAGGCCGACTCGTAAGCCTTCACGTAAACCTTCACGTAAGCCATCCCGTAAGCCATCCCGTAAGCCATCCCGTAAGCCATCACGTAAGCCATCACGCAAGCCATCCCGCAAGCCATCACGTAAGCCATCACGCAAGCCATCCCGCAAGCCTGGAAAGCCATCTCGCAGACCTGGAAAGCCTGGCAAGCCATGCCGTCAATGCGGTCCCGGTGGTAAGGCCTGCCCCGGTTGCCCAGAGCAAGGACCACTGTGCAAGGATCTATTGGCTAAAATATCAGCCCTTGAGAAGCTGATCAGAGCCTGCGTCTGCGGTCAGAACCGAAACCTCTTGTAA